One Rhodothermales bacterium genomic region harbors:
- a CDS encoding glycoside hydrolase family 130 protein — translation MIRLLLVTILLAGCGAPPAADPDAWMIGPFEKYAGNPILMPQGATWEAKDLFNPAAWSDGETIHLLYRAEDSSGIGIWNGTSRIGLATSTDGIAFTREPEPIFGPADPWELPGGTEDPRIVRIDGTFYLTYTGYDGETARMGIATSPDLRTWTRHGPTFPERGWTKSGAILPEPIDGKYWMYFGDTNIWAAHSTDLLNWTVVEEPAIRPRPGMFDSRLVEPGPPPMLTEHGILLLYNSADDSLKYAAAQALFDPKNPAQLIARSDEPFLQVTNELEKSGQIANVVFVEGLIESEGIWYLYYGMGDSGIGVATAPAGNR, via the coding sequence ATGATTCGATTACTGCTAGTAACCATCCTCCTCGCCGGCTGCGGCGCACCGCCGGCGGCCGACCCGGATGCATGGATGATCGGGCCGTTCGAGAAATACGCCGGCAACCCGATCCTCATGCCGCAGGGCGCCACGTGGGAGGCGAAGGACCTGTTCAACCCCGCCGCGTGGAGCGACGGCGAGACGATCCATCTCCTCTATCGCGCCGAGGACTCCAGCGGCATCGGCATCTGGAACGGGACCTCGCGTATCGGGCTGGCCACCAGCACCGACGGGATCGCCTTCACCCGTGAGCCGGAGCCCATCTTTGGGCCGGCGGATCCGTGGGAGCTGCCGGGTGGCACCGAGGACCCCCGCATCGTCCGCATTGACGGCACATTCTACCTCACCTACACCGGCTACGACGGTGAGACAGCCCGGATGGGCATCGCCACCTCGCCGGACCTCCGTACCTGGACGCGGCACGGCCCCACGTTCCCCGAGCGCGGATGGACCAAGTCCGGCGCCATCCTCCCCGAACCCATCGATGGGAAGTACTGGATGTACTTCGGCGACACGAACATCTGGGCGGCACATTCGACCGATCTGTTGAACTGGACGGTGGTCGAAGAGCCGGCGATCCGCCCCCGCCCCGGCATGTTCGACAGCCGGCTCGTCGAACCCGGGCCGCCCCCGATGCTCACCGAACACGGCATCCTGTTGCTGTACAACAGCGCCGACGACAGCCTCAAGTACGCGGCCGCGCAGGCCCTGTTCGACCCGAAGAACCCCGCCCAGCTCATCGCTCGATCCGACGAACCTTTCCTCCAGGTCACCAATGAACTCGAGAAGTCCGGCCAGATCGCCAACGTCGTCTTCGTCGAGGGCCTCATCGAGTCCGAAGGCATCTGGTACCTGTATTATGGCATGGGGGACTCCGGCATCGGCGTCGCGACGGCGCCGGCCGGGAATCGCTAG
- a CDS encoding TerC family protein — translation MDWFSSPDAWIALLTLTSLELVLGIDNIVFISILAGKLPQAQREKARFLGLGLAMVSRIALLFSIAWVIQLTAPWFTIMSNEISGRDLILIIGGFFLIAKSTHEIHQKLEGDETALSAASAPSFRSVLIQIMLLDLVFSLDSVITAVGMVDEISIMIIAVMISVAFMMFFARSLSEFVERRPTIKILALSFLLLIGVALISDGLDHHIPKGYIYSAMGFSIFVELINLRARKKPEVEPVKLREPYVQH, via the coding sequence ATGGATTGGTTTTCATCTCCCGATGCCTGGATCGCCCTGCTCACGCTGACGTCGCTTGAACTGGTGTTGGGCATCGACAATATCGTATTTATCTCCATCCTCGCCGGCAAGCTTCCTCAGGCACAGCGCGAAAAAGCGCGCTTCCTGGGCCTGGGGCTCGCGATGGTGTCGCGGATCGCGCTGCTGTTCTCCATCGCCTGGGTGATTCAACTCACGGCGCCGTGGTTCACCATCATGTCGAATGAGATTTCGGGGAGGGATCTCATCCTCATCATCGGCGGCTTCTTCCTCATTGCCAAAAGCACCCACGAGATCCATCAGAAACTCGAAGGGGATGAGACCGCTTTGTCGGCCGCGTCCGCGCCGTCATTTCGGAGCGTGCTTATCCAGATTATGCTGCTCGACCTCGTATTTTCGCTTGACTCCGTCATCACGGCCGTAGGGATGGTCGATGAGATATCGATCATGATCATCGCCGTCATGATCTCCGTGGCGTTCATGATGTTCTTCGCTCGGAGCCTCAGCGAATTCGTCGAACGCCGGCCCACGATCAAGATCCTCGCCCTCTCGTTCCTGCTCCTGATCGGTGTCGCCCTGATCTCGGACGGTCTCGATCACCACATCCCGAAAGGCTACATCTACTCGGCGATGGGCTTTTCCATCTTTGTCGAGCTGATCAACCTGCGAGCCCGCAAGAAGCCGGAAGTCGAGCCCGTGAAGCTGCGTGAGCCGTATGTTCAGCACTGA
- a CDS encoding sigma factor-like helix-turn-helix DNA-binding protein, which produces MSANPRESPDEVLVVAAILGDLRAFDELALRYRPAVLRLVPADYAEVLRLRFLDDTPLRRIASFLDIPVSTVKWRVHRGRTLLKEALARLDPE; this is translated from the coding sequence ATGAGTGCGAACCCGCGGGAATCGCCCGACGAAGTGCTGGTGGTCGCGGCGATCCTAGGCGATCTGAGGGCGTTCGACGAACTGGCCCTTCGGTATCGGCCGGCGGTATTGCGCCTGGTGCCGGCCGACTACGCGGAGGTCCTCCGCCTTCGTTTCCTGGACGATACGCCGCTACGACGTATCGCATCGTTCCTCGACATTCCTGTTTCGACCGTCAAGTGGAGGGTGCACCGCGGCAGAACGCTGCTGAAGGAAGCCCTCGCCCGCCTCGATCCCGAATGA